Proteins from a single region of Carassius gibelio isolate Cgi1373 ecotype wild population from Czech Republic chromosome A5, carGib1.2-hapl.c, whole genome shotgun sequence:
- the LOC127997847 gene encoding selenocysteine insertion sequence-binding protein 2 isoform X2 has translation MEDHLKRAPYKNKACLSSPEDWFKRRQRSDDDQYAMAPRTNIYKSSTDLKTRSRLNNDSNKQTGKLLKDSRAEPSSQDKRISRRSKDRGERGIKPSPNPAERDKSAITCFSTFEMKLADFPELGDITPSNPTAASLHQEPSVCAAAVVPAECQRSPAPICKNAPKRRTKSTQQVPSSGKCDMPSAVTADWDSAEFNPTGSSAQSWANIASQPPRVIQKSPKANRLSEDDLTTQPVEQTEKKKRKKKKKSKTSSENAEEILEEHLIQQEPPKFEDEEEFPDLSHASELKGHLAAQKEGSSLRKATTPTSASSDTKKTQTSQKKSKVPVKLDLGNMLTVLEQKQQSQKSRQDQRPLTLSVGGALPAVHKEPSVQKKPWQQEKTPHNPLDSTCPLVKKGKQREVPKAKKPTPLKRVILREREERKQNRLLEERDPARVATEAGENETTNSENPSETSLADHDQHLHTTDMDEEVGLIETEESESGQPGSPSHHELDDVVPENTTLKSWNPNSNPNLPKIHSRKFRDYCNQVLRKDVDECVSSLLKELVRFQDRLFQKDPMKARMKRRLVMGLREVLKHLKLRKVKCVIISPNCERIQSKGGLDEALHTIIDTCRDQGIPFVFALSRKALGRCVNKAVPVSLVGIFNYDGAQDHYHKMIELSADARKAYEVMIANLEAASPEEQEEQQEVEPSREPSGTEEPEYIKIWKKMLEKDYNHPFLNFEDQFSSISIGSEQLLDDLEGI, from the exons ATGGAGGATCATTtgaaaag AGCTCCATATAAAAACAAAGCGTGCCTGTCTTCACCCGAGGACTGGTTCAAGAGGAGGCAGAGATCAGACGATGATCAGTATGCCATGGCACCAAGGACAAACATCTACAAGAGCAGCACTGACCTCAAAACCCGCAGTAGACTAAATAATGATTCAAACAAGCAAACTGGAAAG TTATTGAAGGACAGCAGAGCTGAACCTTCCTCTCAGGACAAAAGGATCAGTAGGAGATCAAAAGACAGAG GTGAGAGAGGGATCAAACCTTCCCCAAACCCTGCAGAGAGAGACAAATCAGCCATTACATGTTTTAGCACATTTGAAATGAAACTTGCCGATTTCCCTGAATTGGGTGATATCACACCCAGCAACCCGACAGCAGCTTCCCTGCACCAGGAACCATCTGTTTGTGCTGCTGCAGTCGTGCCAGCAGAGTGTCAGAGATCACCAGCACCCATTTGTAAG AATGCACCAAAACGAAGAACCAAGTCGACACAGCAAGTCCCGTCCAGTGGAAAGTGTGACATGCCATCAGCTGTCACAGCAG ATTGGGACAGTGCAGAATTCAATCCCACCGGATCTTCTGCTCAGTCCTGGGCAAACATCGCTTCTCAGCCTCCCAGAGTCATCCAGAAAAGCCCCAAAGCCAACAGATTGTCAGAG GATGATTTAACTACACAGCCTGTTGAGcagacagagaagaagaagaggaagaaaaagaagaaatccAAAACCTCATCTGAGAACGCAGAGGAGATACTCGAGGAACATCTGATACAGCAGGAGCCTCCGAAGTTTGAG gaTGAAGAGGAGTTTCCAGACCTGTCACATGCATCT GAACTCAAAGGACATTTAGCAGCACAAAAAGAGGGATCGTCCCTACGTAAAGCCACTACACCCACTTCTGCCTCCAGTGACACTAAGAAGACACAG ACTAGTCAGAAGAAGTCAAAAGTTCCTGTAAAGCTTGACCTTGGAAACATGCTGACCGTTCTTGAGCAGAAACAACAGTCTCAAAAATCCAGACAAGACCAGCGACCACTAACACTTTCAG TTGGAGGAGCTTTGCCTGCAGTCCACAAAGAACCTTCAGTTCAGAAAAAGCCATGGCAGCAAGAGAAGACCCCGCACAACCCGCTGGACTCCACCTGTCCATTAGTGAAGAAGGGAAAACAGCGAGAAGTTCCCAAGGCTAAAAAACCAACACCACTCAAAAGA GTCATTCTTCgggagagagaggaaagaaaacAGAACCGCCTGCTGGAGGAGAGAGACCCGGCCCGGGTGGCCACTGAGGCTGGTGAAAACGAAACTACTAATAGTGAGAATCCTTCTGAAACCAGCCTCGCTGACCATGACCAACATCTTCACACAA CAGACATGGATGAGGAAGTTGGACTCATTGAGACTGAGGAGTCAGAGAGTGGCCAGCCTGGTTCACCATCTCATCACGAGTTGGATGACGTCGTGCCAGAAAACACAACGCTAAAATCCTGGAATCCCAATTCCAATCCCAATCTTCCCAAAATCCACAGCAGGAAGTTCAGAGA CTACTGCAACCAGGTGCTTAGAAAAGATGTAGATGAATGTGTGAGCAGCTTACTGAAGGAGCTGGTGAGGTTTCAGGATCGTCTTTTTCAGAAAGACCCCATGAAGGCCAGGATGAAGCGCAGGCTGGTCATGGGCCTACGAGAGGTGCTGAAACACCTCAAACTCAGGAAGGTCAAGTGTGTTATCATCTCGCCCAACTGTGAACGTATTCAGTCCAAAG GCGGTCTAGATGAGGCTCTTCACACGATCATCGACACATGCCGGGATCAAGGCATCCCATTTGTGTTTGCCTTGTCTCGGAAGGCGCTGGGCCGCTGTGTTAATAAAGCTGTCCCCGTCAGCTTGGTGGGCATCTTTAACTATGATGGCGCACAG GATCACTATCACAAAATGATTGAGCTATCTGCTGATGCCAGGAAGGCCTATGAGGTGATGATTGCTAATCTGGAGGCTGCTTCCCCAGAAGAGCAGGAGGAGCAGCAGGAGGTGGAGCCATCAAGAGAACCGTCTGGAACTGAAGAGCCGGAGTACA TTAAAATATGGAAGAAAATGCTCGAAAAAGATTACAACCACCCTTTCCTGAATTTTGAGGACCAGTTTTCATCCATTTCTATCGGTTCAGAGCAACTGCTGGATGACCTTGAAggaatttga
- the LOC127997847 gene encoding selenocysteine insertion sequence-binding protein 2 isoform X1 produces MEDHLKRAPYKNKACLSSPEDWFKRRQRSDDDQYAMAPRTNIYKSSTDLKTRSRLNNDSNKQTGKLLKDSRAEPSSQDKRISRRSKDRGERGIKPSPNPAERDKSAITCFSTFEMKLADFPELGDITPSNPTAASLHQEPSVCAAAVVPAECQRSPAPICKNAPKRRTKSTQQVPSSGKCDMPSAVTADWDSAEFNPTGSSAQSWANIASQPPRVIQKSPKANRLSEDDLTTQPVEQTEKKKRKKKKKSKTSSENAEEILEEHLIQQEPPKFEDEEEFPDLSHASELKGHLAAQKEGSSLRKATTPTSASSDTKKTQQTSQKKSKVPVKLDLGNMLTVLEQKQQSQKSRQDQRPLTLSVGGALPAVHKEPSVQKKPWQQEKTPHNPLDSTCPLVKKGKQREVPKAKKPTPLKRVILREREERKQNRLLEERDPARVATEAGENETTNSENPSETSLADHDQHLHTTDMDEEVGLIETEESESGQPGSPSHHELDDVVPENTTLKSWNPNSNPNLPKIHSRKFRDYCNQVLRKDVDECVSSLLKELVRFQDRLFQKDPMKARMKRRLVMGLREVLKHLKLRKVKCVIISPNCERIQSKGGLDEALHTIIDTCRDQGIPFVFALSRKALGRCVNKAVPVSLVGIFNYDGAQDHYHKMIELSADARKAYEVMIANLEAASPEEQEEQQEVEPSREPSGTEEPEYIKIWKKMLEKDYNHPFLNFEDQFSSISIGSEQLLDDLEGI; encoded by the exons ATGGAGGATCATTtgaaaag AGCTCCATATAAAAACAAAGCGTGCCTGTCTTCACCCGAGGACTGGTTCAAGAGGAGGCAGAGATCAGACGATGATCAGTATGCCATGGCACCAAGGACAAACATCTACAAGAGCAGCACTGACCTCAAAACCCGCAGTAGACTAAATAATGATTCAAACAAGCAAACTGGAAAG TTATTGAAGGACAGCAGAGCTGAACCTTCCTCTCAGGACAAAAGGATCAGTAGGAGATCAAAAGACAGAG GTGAGAGAGGGATCAAACCTTCCCCAAACCCTGCAGAGAGAGACAAATCAGCCATTACATGTTTTAGCACATTTGAAATGAAACTTGCCGATTTCCCTGAATTGGGTGATATCACACCCAGCAACCCGACAGCAGCTTCCCTGCACCAGGAACCATCTGTTTGTGCTGCTGCAGTCGTGCCAGCAGAGTGTCAGAGATCACCAGCACCCATTTGTAAG AATGCACCAAAACGAAGAACCAAGTCGACACAGCAAGTCCCGTCCAGTGGAAAGTGTGACATGCCATCAGCTGTCACAGCAG ATTGGGACAGTGCAGAATTCAATCCCACCGGATCTTCTGCTCAGTCCTGGGCAAACATCGCTTCTCAGCCTCCCAGAGTCATCCAGAAAAGCCCCAAAGCCAACAGATTGTCAGAG GATGATTTAACTACACAGCCTGTTGAGcagacagagaagaagaagaggaagaaaaagaagaaatccAAAACCTCATCTGAGAACGCAGAGGAGATACTCGAGGAACATCTGATACAGCAGGAGCCTCCGAAGTTTGAG gaTGAAGAGGAGTTTCCAGACCTGTCACATGCATCT GAACTCAAAGGACATTTAGCAGCACAAAAAGAGGGATCGTCCCTACGTAAAGCCACTACACCCACTTCTGCCTCCAGTGACACTAAGAAGACACAG CAGACTAGTCAGAAGAAGTCAAAAGTTCCTGTAAAGCTTGACCTTGGAAACATGCTGACCGTTCTTGAGCAGAAACAACAGTCTCAAAAATCCAGACAAGACCAGCGACCACTAACACTTTCAG TTGGAGGAGCTTTGCCTGCAGTCCACAAAGAACCTTCAGTTCAGAAAAAGCCATGGCAGCAAGAGAAGACCCCGCACAACCCGCTGGACTCCACCTGTCCATTAGTGAAGAAGGGAAAACAGCGAGAAGTTCCCAAGGCTAAAAAACCAACACCACTCAAAAGA GTCATTCTTCgggagagagaggaaagaaaacAGAACCGCCTGCTGGAGGAGAGAGACCCGGCCCGGGTGGCCACTGAGGCTGGTGAAAACGAAACTACTAATAGTGAGAATCCTTCTGAAACCAGCCTCGCTGACCATGACCAACATCTTCACACAA CAGACATGGATGAGGAAGTTGGACTCATTGAGACTGAGGAGTCAGAGAGTGGCCAGCCTGGTTCACCATCTCATCACGAGTTGGATGACGTCGTGCCAGAAAACACAACGCTAAAATCCTGGAATCCCAATTCCAATCCCAATCTTCCCAAAATCCACAGCAGGAAGTTCAGAGA CTACTGCAACCAGGTGCTTAGAAAAGATGTAGATGAATGTGTGAGCAGCTTACTGAAGGAGCTGGTGAGGTTTCAGGATCGTCTTTTTCAGAAAGACCCCATGAAGGCCAGGATGAAGCGCAGGCTGGTCATGGGCCTACGAGAGGTGCTGAAACACCTCAAACTCAGGAAGGTCAAGTGTGTTATCATCTCGCCCAACTGTGAACGTATTCAGTCCAAAG GCGGTCTAGATGAGGCTCTTCACACGATCATCGACACATGCCGGGATCAAGGCATCCCATTTGTGTTTGCCTTGTCTCGGAAGGCGCTGGGCCGCTGTGTTAATAAAGCTGTCCCCGTCAGCTTGGTGGGCATCTTTAACTATGATGGCGCACAG GATCACTATCACAAAATGATTGAGCTATCTGCTGATGCCAGGAAGGCCTATGAGGTGATGATTGCTAATCTGGAGGCTGCTTCCCCAGAAGAGCAGGAGGAGCAGCAGGAGGTGGAGCCATCAAGAGAACCGTCTGGAACTGAAGAGCCGGAGTACA TTAAAATATGGAAGAAAATGCTCGAAAAAGATTACAACCACCCTTTCCTGAATTTTGAGGACCAGTTTTCATCCATTTCTATCGGTTCAGAGCAACTGCTGGATGACCTTGAAggaatttga
- the LOC127997847 gene encoding selenocysteine insertion sequence-binding protein 2 isoform X3 — MEDHLKRAPYKNKACLSSPEDWFKRRQRSDDDQYAMAPRTNIYKSSTDLKTRSRLNNDSNKQTGKLLKDSRAEPSSQDKRISRRSKDRGERGIKPSPNPAERDKSAITCFSTFEMKLADFPELGDITPSNPTAASLHQEPSVCAAAVVPAECQRSPAPICKNAPKRRTKSTQQVPSSGKCDMPSAVTADWDSAEFNPTGSSAQSWANIASQPPRVIQKSPKANRLSEDDLTTQPVEQTEKKKRKKKKKSKTSSENAEEILEEHLIQQEPPKFEDEEEFPDLSHASELKGHLAAQKEGSSLRKATTPTSASSDTKKTQQTSQKKSKVPVKLDLGNMLTVLEQKQQSQKSRQDQRPLTLSVGGALPAVHKEPSVQKKPWQQEKTPHNPLDSTCPLVKKGKQREVPKAKKPTPLKRVILREREERKQNRLLEERDPARVATEAGENETTNSENPSETSLADHDQHLHTNMDEEVGLIETEESESGQPGSPSHHELDDVVPENTTLKSWNPNSNPNLPKIHSRKFRDYCNQVLRKDVDECVSSLLKELVRFQDRLFQKDPMKARMKRRLVMGLREVLKHLKLRKVKCVIISPNCERIQSKGGLDEALHTIIDTCRDQGIPFVFALSRKALGRCVNKAVPVSLVGIFNYDGAQDHYHKMIELSADARKAYEVMIANLEAASPEEQEEQQEVEPSREPSGTEEPEYIKIWKKMLEKDYNHPFLNFEDQFSSISIGSEQLLDDLEGI, encoded by the exons ATGGAGGATCATTtgaaaag AGCTCCATATAAAAACAAAGCGTGCCTGTCTTCACCCGAGGACTGGTTCAAGAGGAGGCAGAGATCAGACGATGATCAGTATGCCATGGCACCAAGGACAAACATCTACAAGAGCAGCACTGACCTCAAAACCCGCAGTAGACTAAATAATGATTCAAACAAGCAAACTGGAAAG TTATTGAAGGACAGCAGAGCTGAACCTTCCTCTCAGGACAAAAGGATCAGTAGGAGATCAAAAGACAGAG GTGAGAGAGGGATCAAACCTTCCCCAAACCCTGCAGAGAGAGACAAATCAGCCATTACATGTTTTAGCACATTTGAAATGAAACTTGCCGATTTCCCTGAATTGGGTGATATCACACCCAGCAACCCGACAGCAGCTTCCCTGCACCAGGAACCATCTGTTTGTGCTGCTGCAGTCGTGCCAGCAGAGTGTCAGAGATCACCAGCACCCATTTGTAAG AATGCACCAAAACGAAGAACCAAGTCGACACAGCAAGTCCCGTCCAGTGGAAAGTGTGACATGCCATCAGCTGTCACAGCAG ATTGGGACAGTGCAGAATTCAATCCCACCGGATCTTCTGCTCAGTCCTGGGCAAACATCGCTTCTCAGCCTCCCAGAGTCATCCAGAAAAGCCCCAAAGCCAACAGATTGTCAGAG GATGATTTAACTACACAGCCTGTTGAGcagacagagaagaagaagaggaagaaaaagaagaaatccAAAACCTCATCTGAGAACGCAGAGGAGATACTCGAGGAACATCTGATACAGCAGGAGCCTCCGAAGTTTGAG gaTGAAGAGGAGTTTCCAGACCTGTCACATGCATCT GAACTCAAAGGACATTTAGCAGCACAAAAAGAGGGATCGTCCCTACGTAAAGCCACTACACCCACTTCTGCCTCCAGTGACACTAAGAAGACACAG CAGACTAGTCAGAAGAAGTCAAAAGTTCCTGTAAAGCTTGACCTTGGAAACATGCTGACCGTTCTTGAGCAGAAACAACAGTCTCAAAAATCCAGACAAGACCAGCGACCACTAACACTTTCAG TTGGAGGAGCTTTGCCTGCAGTCCACAAAGAACCTTCAGTTCAGAAAAAGCCATGGCAGCAAGAGAAGACCCCGCACAACCCGCTGGACTCCACCTGTCCATTAGTGAAGAAGGGAAAACAGCGAGAAGTTCCCAAGGCTAAAAAACCAACACCACTCAAAAGA GTCATTCTTCgggagagagaggaaagaaaacAGAACCGCCTGCTGGAGGAGAGAGACCCGGCCCGGGTGGCCACTGAGGCTGGTGAAAACGAAACTACTAATAGTGAGAATCCTTCTGAAACCAGCCTCGCTGACCATGACCAACATCTTCACACAA ACATGGATGAGGAAGTTGGACTCATTGAGACTGAGGAGTCAGAGAGTGGCCAGCCTGGTTCACCATCTCATCACGAGTTGGATGACGTCGTGCCAGAAAACACAACGCTAAAATCCTGGAATCCCAATTCCAATCCCAATCTTCCCAAAATCCACAGCAGGAAGTTCAGAGA CTACTGCAACCAGGTGCTTAGAAAAGATGTAGATGAATGTGTGAGCAGCTTACTGAAGGAGCTGGTGAGGTTTCAGGATCGTCTTTTTCAGAAAGACCCCATGAAGGCCAGGATGAAGCGCAGGCTGGTCATGGGCCTACGAGAGGTGCTGAAACACCTCAAACTCAGGAAGGTCAAGTGTGTTATCATCTCGCCCAACTGTGAACGTATTCAGTCCAAAG GCGGTCTAGATGAGGCTCTTCACACGATCATCGACACATGCCGGGATCAAGGCATCCCATTTGTGTTTGCCTTGTCTCGGAAGGCGCTGGGCCGCTGTGTTAATAAAGCTGTCCCCGTCAGCTTGGTGGGCATCTTTAACTATGATGGCGCACAG GATCACTATCACAAAATGATTGAGCTATCTGCTGATGCCAGGAAGGCCTATGAGGTGATGATTGCTAATCTGGAGGCTGCTTCCCCAGAAGAGCAGGAGGAGCAGCAGGAGGTGGAGCCATCAAGAGAACCGTCTGGAACTGAAGAGCCGGAGTACA TTAAAATATGGAAGAAAATGCTCGAAAAAGATTACAACCACCCTTTCCTGAATTTTGAGGACCAGTTTTCATCCATTTCTATCGGTTCAGAGCAACTGCTGGATGACCTTGAAggaatttga
- the LOC127997847 gene encoding selenocysteine insertion sequence-binding protein 2 isoform X4, translating into MEDHLKRAPYKNKACLSSPEDWFKRRQRSDDDQYAMAPRTNIYKSSTDLKTRSRLNNDSNKQTGKDSRAEPSSQDKRISRRSKDRGERGIKPSPNPAERDKSAITCFSTFEMKLADFPELGDITPSNPTAASLHQEPSVCAAAVVPAECQRSPAPICKNAPKRRTKSTQQVPSSGKCDMPSAVTADWDSAEFNPTGSSAQSWANIASQPPRVIQKSPKANRLSEDDLTTQPVEQTEKKKRKKKKKSKTSSENAEEILEEHLIQQEPPKFEDEEEFPDLSHASELKGHLAAQKEGSSLRKATTPTSASSDTKKTQQTSQKKSKVPVKLDLGNMLTVLEQKQQSQKSRQDQRPLTLSVGGALPAVHKEPSVQKKPWQQEKTPHNPLDSTCPLVKKGKQREVPKAKKPTPLKRVILREREERKQNRLLEERDPARVATEAGENETTNSENPSETSLADHDQHLHTTDMDEEVGLIETEESESGQPGSPSHHELDDVVPENTTLKSWNPNSNPNLPKIHSRKFRDYCNQVLRKDVDECVSSLLKELVRFQDRLFQKDPMKARMKRRLVMGLREVLKHLKLRKVKCVIISPNCERIQSKGGLDEALHTIIDTCRDQGIPFVFALSRKALGRCVNKAVPVSLVGIFNYDGAQDHYHKMIELSADARKAYEVMIANLEAASPEEQEEQQEVEPSREPSGTEEPEYIKIWKKMLEKDYNHPFLNFEDQFSSISIGSEQLLDDLEGI; encoded by the exons ATGGAGGATCATTtgaaaag AGCTCCATATAAAAACAAAGCGTGCCTGTCTTCACCCGAGGACTGGTTCAAGAGGAGGCAGAGATCAGACGATGATCAGTATGCCATGGCACCAAGGACAAACATCTACAAGAGCAGCACTGACCTCAAAACCCGCAGTAGACTAAATAATGATTCAAACAAGCAAACTGGAAAG GACAGCAGAGCTGAACCTTCCTCTCAGGACAAAAGGATCAGTAGGAGATCAAAAGACAGAG GTGAGAGAGGGATCAAACCTTCCCCAAACCCTGCAGAGAGAGACAAATCAGCCATTACATGTTTTAGCACATTTGAAATGAAACTTGCCGATTTCCCTGAATTGGGTGATATCACACCCAGCAACCCGACAGCAGCTTCCCTGCACCAGGAACCATCTGTTTGTGCTGCTGCAGTCGTGCCAGCAGAGTGTCAGAGATCACCAGCACCCATTTGTAAG AATGCACCAAAACGAAGAACCAAGTCGACACAGCAAGTCCCGTCCAGTGGAAAGTGTGACATGCCATCAGCTGTCACAGCAG ATTGGGACAGTGCAGAATTCAATCCCACCGGATCTTCTGCTCAGTCCTGGGCAAACATCGCTTCTCAGCCTCCCAGAGTCATCCAGAAAAGCCCCAAAGCCAACAGATTGTCAGAG GATGATTTAACTACACAGCCTGTTGAGcagacagagaagaagaagaggaagaaaaagaagaaatccAAAACCTCATCTGAGAACGCAGAGGAGATACTCGAGGAACATCTGATACAGCAGGAGCCTCCGAAGTTTGAG gaTGAAGAGGAGTTTCCAGACCTGTCACATGCATCT GAACTCAAAGGACATTTAGCAGCACAAAAAGAGGGATCGTCCCTACGTAAAGCCACTACACCCACTTCTGCCTCCAGTGACACTAAGAAGACACAG CAGACTAGTCAGAAGAAGTCAAAAGTTCCTGTAAAGCTTGACCTTGGAAACATGCTGACCGTTCTTGAGCAGAAACAACAGTCTCAAAAATCCAGACAAGACCAGCGACCACTAACACTTTCAG TTGGAGGAGCTTTGCCTGCAGTCCACAAAGAACCTTCAGTTCAGAAAAAGCCATGGCAGCAAGAGAAGACCCCGCACAACCCGCTGGACTCCACCTGTCCATTAGTGAAGAAGGGAAAACAGCGAGAAGTTCCCAAGGCTAAAAAACCAACACCACTCAAAAGA GTCATTCTTCgggagagagaggaaagaaaacAGAACCGCCTGCTGGAGGAGAGAGACCCGGCCCGGGTGGCCACTGAGGCTGGTGAAAACGAAACTACTAATAGTGAGAATCCTTCTGAAACCAGCCTCGCTGACCATGACCAACATCTTCACACAA CAGACATGGATGAGGAAGTTGGACTCATTGAGACTGAGGAGTCAGAGAGTGGCCAGCCTGGTTCACCATCTCATCACGAGTTGGATGACGTCGTGCCAGAAAACACAACGCTAAAATCCTGGAATCCCAATTCCAATCCCAATCTTCCCAAAATCCACAGCAGGAAGTTCAGAGA CTACTGCAACCAGGTGCTTAGAAAAGATGTAGATGAATGTGTGAGCAGCTTACTGAAGGAGCTGGTGAGGTTTCAGGATCGTCTTTTTCAGAAAGACCCCATGAAGGCCAGGATGAAGCGCAGGCTGGTCATGGGCCTACGAGAGGTGCTGAAACACCTCAAACTCAGGAAGGTCAAGTGTGTTATCATCTCGCCCAACTGTGAACGTATTCAGTCCAAAG GCGGTCTAGATGAGGCTCTTCACACGATCATCGACACATGCCGGGATCAAGGCATCCCATTTGTGTTTGCCTTGTCTCGGAAGGCGCTGGGCCGCTGTGTTAATAAAGCTGTCCCCGTCAGCTTGGTGGGCATCTTTAACTATGATGGCGCACAG GATCACTATCACAAAATGATTGAGCTATCTGCTGATGCCAGGAAGGCCTATGAGGTGATGATTGCTAATCTGGAGGCTGCTTCCCCAGAAGAGCAGGAGGAGCAGCAGGAGGTGGAGCCATCAAGAGAACCGTCTGGAACTGAAGAGCCGGAGTACA TTAAAATATGGAAGAAAATGCTCGAAAAAGATTACAACCACCCTTTCCTGAATTTTGAGGACCAGTTTTCATCCATTTCTATCGGTTCAGAGCAACTGCTGGATGACCTTGAAggaatttga
- the LOC127997847 gene encoding selenocysteine insertion sequence-binding protein 2 isoform X5, protein MKLADFPELGDITPSNPTAASLHQEPSVCAAAVVPAECQRSPAPICKNAPKRRTKSTQQVPSSGKCDMPSAVTADWDSAEFNPTGSSAQSWANIASQPPRVIQKSPKANRLSEDDLTTQPVEQTEKKKRKKKKKSKTSSENAEEILEEHLIQQEPPKFEDEEEFPDLSHASELKGHLAAQKEGSSLRKATTPTSASSDTKKTQQTSQKKSKVPVKLDLGNMLTVLEQKQQSQKSRQDQRPLTLSVGGALPAVHKEPSVQKKPWQQEKTPHNPLDSTCPLVKKGKQREVPKAKKPTPLKRVILREREERKQNRLLEERDPARVATEAGENETTNSENPSETSLADHDQHLHTTDMDEEVGLIETEESESGQPGSPSHHELDDVVPENTTLKSWNPNSNPNLPKIHSRKFRDYCNQVLRKDVDECVSSLLKELVRFQDRLFQKDPMKARMKRRLVMGLREVLKHLKLRKVKCVIISPNCERIQSKGGLDEALHTIIDTCRDQGIPFVFALSRKALGRCVNKAVPVSLVGIFNYDGAQDHYHKMIELSADARKAYEVMIANLEAASPEEQEEQQEVEPSREPSGTEEPEYIKIWKKMLEKDYNHPFLNFEDQFSSISIGSEQLLDDLEGI, encoded by the exons ATGAAACTTGCCGATTTCCCTGAATTGGGTGATATCACACCCAGCAACCCGACAGCAGCTTCCCTGCACCAGGAACCATCTGTTTGTGCTGCTGCAGTCGTGCCAGCAGAGTGTCAGAGATCACCAGCACCCATTTGTAAG AATGCACCAAAACGAAGAACCAAGTCGACACAGCAAGTCCCGTCCAGTGGAAAGTGTGACATGCCATCAGCTGTCACAGCAG ATTGGGACAGTGCAGAATTCAATCCCACCGGATCTTCTGCTCAGTCCTGGGCAAACATCGCTTCTCAGCCTCCCAGAGTCATCCAGAAAAGCCCCAAAGCCAACAGATTGTCAGAG GATGATTTAACTACACAGCCTGTTGAGcagacagagaagaagaagaggaagaaaaagaagaaatccAAAACCTCATCTGAGAACGCAGAGGAGATACTCGAGGAACATCTGATACAGCAGGAGCCTCCGAAGTTTGAG gaTGAAGAGGAGTTTCCAGACCTGTCACATGCATCT GAACTCAAAGGACATTTAGCAGCACAAAAAGAGGGATCGTCCCTACGTAAAGCCACTACACCCACTTCTGCCTCCAGTGACACTAAGAAGACACAG CAGACTAGTCAGAAGAAGTCAAAAGTTCCTGTAAAGCTTGACCTTGGAAACATGCTGACCGTTCTTGAGCAGAAACAACAGTCTCAAAAATCCAGACAAGACCAGCGACCACTAACACTTTCAG TTGGAGGAGCTTTGCCTGCAGTCCACAAAGAACCTTCAGTTCAGAAAAAGCCATGGCAGCAAGAGAAGACCCCGCACAACCCGCTGGACTCCACCTGTCCATTAGTGAAGAAGGGAAAACAGCGAGAAGTTCCCAAGGCTAAAAAACCAACACCACTCAAAAGA GTCATTCTTCgggagagagaggaaagaaaacAGAACCGCCTGCTGGAGGAGAGAGACCCGGCCCGGGTGGCCACTGAGGCTGGTGAAAACGAAACTACTAATAGTGAGAATCCTTCTGAAACCAGCCTCGCTGACCATGACCAACATCTTCACACAA CAGACATGGATGAGGAAGTTGGACTCATTGAGACTGAGGAGTCAGAGAGTGGCCAGCCTGGTTCACCATCTCATCACGAGTTGGATGACGTCGTGCCAGAAAACACAACGCTAAAATCCTGGAATCCCAATTCCAATCCCAATCTTCCCAAAATCCACAGCAGGAAGTTCAGAGA CTACTGCAACCAGGTGCTTAGAAAAGATGTAGATGAATGTGTGAGCAGCTTACTGAAGGAGCTGGTGAGGTTTCAGGATCGTCTTTTTCAGAAAGACCCCATGAAGGCCAGGATGAAGCGCAGGCTGGTCATGGGCCTACGAGAGGTGCTGAAACACCTCAAACTCAGGAAGGTCAAGTGTGTTATCATCTCGCCCAACTGTGAACGTATTCAGTCCAAAG GCGGTCTAGATGAGGCTCTTCACACGATCATCGACACATGCCGGGATCAAGGCATCCCATTTGTGTTTGCCTTGTCTCGGAAGGCGCTGGGCCGCTGTGTTAATAAAGCTGTCCCCGTCAGCTTGGTGGGCATCTTTAACTATGATGGCGCACAG GATCACTATCACAAAATGATTGAGCTATCTGCTGATGCCAGGAAGGCCTATGAGGTGATGATTGCTAATCTGGAGGCTGCTTCCCCAGAAGAGCAGGAGGAGCAGCAGGAGGTGGAGCCATCAAGAGAACCGTCTGGAACTGAAGAGCCGGAGTACA TTAAAATATGGAAGAAAATGCTCGAAAAAGATTACAACCACCCTTTCCTGAATTTTGAGGACCAGTTTTCATCCATTTCTATCGGTTCAGAGCAACTGCTGGATGACCTTGAAggaatttga